The following coding sequences are from one Bacillota bacterium window:
- a CDS encoding Gfo/Idh/MocA family oxidoreductase: MEKLRFGVIGIGGMAEHLAKLLQQFEDAVVVAAADTNPERKGAADALNAVFYTDYEQMLQKEALDAVVIGTPCGLHLEPTLAAAQAGKHIFLEKPMEISVERCDRMNRAAQEAGVKLMVGQVLRLFPLFQKSLDIIAFGEIGKPKAIAVTRAGYATVFHSGWRVKRELAGGMLLETNVHELDYMRTVMGEPKQVYARMFNLLGKMEYEDVAYLVIDFENGGIGDLEASLSAAVGEYRVHIICEGGAIAHGGFGGNLRWARFGEKETVVCVEEAQQQYGDPYARELRSFVDWVLHDTTPIFTGWDGRQAVAMCEAAYLSQERGVPVPVP; this comes from the coding sequence ATGGAGAAACTGCGCTTCGGTGTTATCGGTATCGGGGGTATGGCGGAGCATCTGGCAAAGCTCTTGCAGCAGTTCGAGGATGCTGTGGTGGTGGCAGCTGCTGACACCAACCCCGAACGCAAGGGCGCGGCGGACGCCCTGAACGCCGTGTTTTACACCGACTATGAACAGATGCTGCAGAAGGAGGCTCTGGACGCGGTCGTCATCGGTACGCCGTGTGGATTACATCTGGAACCGACGCTTGCAGCCGCACAGGCGGGCAAGCATATCTTTTTGGAGAAGCCAATGGAGATTTCGGTGGAGCGGTGCGACCGCATGAACCGTGCCGCCCAGGAGGCAGGCGTGAAGCTGATGGTGGGGCAGGTGCTGCGCCTGTTCCCGCTGTTCCAGAAATCGCTGGACATCATCGCCTTTGGTGAGATAGGCAAACCGAAAGCCATCGCGGTCACCCGCGCAGGATACGCCACCGTGTTTCACTCCGGCTGGCGCGTCAAGCGCGAGCTGGCGGGCGGCATGTTGCTGGAAACAAACGTGCATGAGCTGGACTACATGCGCACGGTGATGGGCGAACCGAAGCAGGTATACGCCCGCATGTTCAACCTGCTGGGCAAGATGGAGTACGAGGACGTAGCCTACCTCGTTATCGACTTTGAGAACGGCGGCATCGGCGACCTGGAAGCCAGTCTGTCGGCGGCGGTGGGTGAGTATCGTGTGCATATCATCTGCGAAGGCGGTGCGATTGCGCACGGCGGCTTCGGCGGCAACCTGCGCTGGGCACGGTTTGGCGAGAAGGAGACGGTGGTCTGTGTAGAGGAGGCTCAGCAGCAATACGGCGATCCGTACGCGCGCGAATTGCGCTCGTTCGTGGATTGGGTACTGCATGATACCACGCCCATTTTTACCGGCTGGGATGGACGCCAGGCGGTGGCAATGTGTGAGGCGGCGTACCTGTCGCAGGAGCGCGGGGTACCCGTACCGGTGCCGTAG
- a CDS encoding glycosyltransferase encodes MPVAIIHDYLNQLGGAEKVLNVFLRLTSDATVYTSVVDSGVRAACVPPQVPVRCSFLQRLPLAVERTRLYLPLLPLAFERMSLQGHSLIVSISSAFAKGVRAPSGVPHLCYCQTPMRFAWNLDGYMRYERVSPMTRAAVRLLMAWFRRWDIHTSGRVTEFISISRTVQERVRRFYGRPSRIIYPPVDTVLYHPVSPQEKGDYYLVLSRLLPYKRIDVAIEACNRLRVPLIVAGEGRDEPRLRQMAGPTVHFTGRVPDDEARRLLARARALILVAEEDFGLTPVEAMASGTPVIAYRRGGATESVIEGETGMFFDWQHPDSLVEALLRYCPQDYDPIRCMEQAKRFDTVHFLTAWRQLLQEYGYQTRAEAA; translated from the coding sequence ATGCCTGTTGCCATCATTCACGATTATTTGAACCAGCTTGGCGGAGCGGAGAAGGTTTTGAACGTTTTCCTGCGCTTGACCTCCGATGCGACGGTATACACTTCCGTGGTAGATTCCGGTGTGCGTGCGGCGTGTGTGCCTCCGCAAGTGCCTGTTCGGTGCAGTTTCCTGCAGAGGTTACCTCTTGCAGTGGAGCGCACACGTCTGTATCTGCCTCTGCTGCCGCTGGCTTTTGAGCGGATGAGCCTTCAAGGGCACAGTCTCATCGTCAGCATATCCAGCGCGTTCGCGAAAGGAGTACGAGCGCCGTCCGGAGTGCCGCATCTCTGTTACTGCCAGACACCGATGCGCTTCGCATGGAATCTGGACGGTTATATGCGTTACGAGCGGGTATCTCCGATGACCCGGGCAGCCGTGCGGCTGCTGATGGCCTGGTTTCGACGCTGGGATATACACACCTCCGGGCGGGTGACCGAGTTCATTTCCATCTCGCGCACAGTGCAGGAGCGTGTCCGGCGGTTCTATGGTCGCCCATCGCGCATCATCTATCCACCGGTGGATACCGTGCTGTACCATCCTGTTTCGCCGCAGGAGAAGGGGGACTACTACCTGGTGCTGAGCCGTTTGCTGCCCTATAAGCGCATCGACGTGGCGATAGAAGCCTGTAATCGCCTGCGCGTGCCCCTGATCGTTGCAGGGGAGGGAAGGGACGAACCTCGCCTGCGCCAGATGGCAGGACCGACGGTGCACTTCACTGGCAGGGTGCCGGATGACGAGGCGCGGCGATTACTGGCTCGAGCTCGTGCGTTGATACTGGTTGCGGAAGAGGATTTCGGTTTGACCCCTGTAGAGGCAATGGCTTCGGGCACGCCGGTGATTGCCTATCGCCGCGGAGGAGCCACGGAATCGGTGATAGAGGGTGAGACGGGCATGTTCTTCGACTGGCAGCATCCCGATTCGCTGGTGGAAGCCCTCCTGAGATACTGCCCTCAGGATTACGACCCCATCCGATGCATGGAGCAGGCGAAGCGCTTCGATACGGTGCACTTCCTGACCGCATGGAGGCAGCTGCTGCAGGAGTATGGCTATCAGACCCGGGCGGAGGCGGCTTAA
- the pyrE gene encoding orotate phosphoribosyltransferase → MVLSQQQILQIFRDCGAVLHGHFRLSSGKHSDTYFEKFQVLQYPHHVQQLCGELAKRFRNDRIDVVIGPTTGGVIIAYEVARQLGTRAIYAEREGDRRVLRRGFTLREGEHVLVVDDILTTGGSVREVLEMLEPYRVQLVGVGILVDRTGGQVELGVRTESLLQLVVEAWQPEECPLCLRGEPITEPGSRFLQAR, encoded by the coding sequence ATGGTTCTCTCTCAACAGCAAATCTTGCAAATCTTTCGCGACTGCGGCGCGGTGTTGCACGGGCATTTTCGCCTGAGCTCGGGCAAGCACAGCGACACCTATTTCGAAAAGTTCCAGGTGTTGCAATATCCCCACCACGTGCAGCAGCTGTGCGGCGAGCTGGCAAAACGCTTCCGCAATGACCGCATTGACGTTGTGATAGGTCCCACGACCGGCGGGGTGATTATCGCCTATGAGGTTGCCAGACAGCTGGGCACGCGCGCCATCTACGCCGAGCGCGAGGGCGACAGGCGCGTGCTGCGACGTGGCTTCACCCTACGCGAAGGCGAACACGTGCTGGTGGTGGACGACATCCTGACCACTGGGGGGTCGGTGCGCGAGGTACTGGAGATGCTGGAGCCATACCGGGTACAACTGGTGGGCGTGGGTATTCTGGTAGACCGCACGGGTGGACAGGTCGAGCTGGGCGTGCGCACCGAGTCGCTGCTCCAGCTGGTAGTCGAAGCCTGGCAACCGGAGGAATGTCCCCTGTGCCTGCGCGGCGAGCCGATTACCGAGCCGGGTAGCAGGTTCCTGCAGGCGCGTTAA